tATGTGATGATTATTCCAGTGATAAGGTCAAGGAACCgagttttaaaatggaaagatgatTCATCCCACTATTATTTATTCATACCTTCTGTGTGCAAAGAACAAAATGCTATAGAATGTGTCCCTATCTGCAAAGAGTGTACAAGATGAGGGATGTAAGACACAGCCTTCACAAAACTCATTTTAGGCACAGTGCCAAATGAGTGGTATAAAAAATAGTGTGGGCATTTACGAATGGGAAAAACCACTCTGACATGGGATGGCAAGGAAAAACTTCTTGGAAAAGTTGAGACTCATGTAAGATCATGTAGGATGTCTGGTTAATGGGGCCTCTCATCTGGgcagagaaatgaacaaaacttGAGATGGAATGCATTGTACAAATATGAGGGCCATTGCATATATGGAATGAGTCCACTTTGtgttagagagaaggaaaggatagGCAGGAAATTGGATCAGATTGTGCAGggtcttgagtttttttttttcttccaaaatcatATTCCTTGGAAGTATTCTATTTCATCAAGCATGGGCCATAAATAATTAGGGCTGGAAAATGCTTCATAGCTTTTCTgacatgaaaaaagaaactgctttATTAATGAGCCTGTGTCTTTATACATTATATCCATGGGTGCTATTAACTTCAGTACTTTCTGTATGTTTCAGACATTAATCTCTTACCATGGGGGATTGGAATTTACTGGGTGACATCCTAGAGGAAGTTCACTCCCACTCAACTATAGTGGGGAAAATCTGGCTGaccattctcttcattttccgAATGCTGGTACTCGGTGTGGCTGCTGAAGATGTCTGGGATGATGAACAGTCAGCATTTGCCTGCAACACCCAGCAGCCAGGTTGCAACAATATCTGTTATGATGATGCTTTCCCTATCTCTTTGATCAGGTTCTGGGTTTTACAGATAATCTTTGTGTCTTCTCCTTCTCTGGTGTATATGGGCCATGCACTTTATAGACTCAGGGCCTTtgaaaaggagaggcagaggaaaaagtCACACCTTAGAGTCCGGATGGAGAATCCAGAGCTTGAATTGGAGGAGCAACAAAGGATAGATAGAGAGCTGAAGAGATTGGAGGAGCAGAAGAGAATCCATAAAGTCCCTCTGAAAGGATGTCTTCTGCGTACCTATGTCTTACACATCTTGACGAGATCTGTGCTGGAAGTAGGGTTCATGATAGGCCAGTATGTTCTCTATGGGTTTCAAATGCACCCCCTTTACAAATGCACTCAACCTCCTTGCCCTAATGCAGTGGATTGCTTTGTATCCAGGCCCACAGAGAAGACAATTTTCATGCTCTTTATGCACAGCATTGCAGCCATCTCTTTGTTCCTTAATGTACTGGAAATATCTCATCTGGGAATCAGGAAAATCATGAGGGCACTTTATGAGAAATCCAGCAATGAGGACATTGAGGATGAAAGTGGCACTCCattccatttgaaaaaatattcgGTGGCCCAGCCTTGTATGATTTGCTCTCCCTTGCCTAAAAGAATCTCTTTACTTCAAGCCAACAATCAACAGCAAGTCTTTCAAGTCAATGTGCTGAAGTCTAAAACCACATGTCAAAGCCTACAGCCCAGGCAACTTGAAGTAGACCCTTGCTGTATTAAAAAAGAGTGGACTGAGAAGGATCAGCACAGCGGACAGCTCCATGTCCACAGTCCATGTCCCTGGGATGATAGTACTCGAATTCAGCACCAGGGACAGCAACCAGACCATTCATTTGGCCTAGAAAATGTAAAGTCCCAGTCCTGGCTATGTACAGAGATGGCTCCTAGACATTGCCCATCCTATGCAATAGGAATCTGGGAGCAGTCCCAGGATCTACGACCCTCAGGAGAGCCTCTTACAGAGTTGCACAGTCACTGTAGAGACAGCGATGGCAGCATGAGAGAGAGTGGGGTCTGGACAGACAGATCTCACCTGGATAGTCGCAAGGCCAGCTTTCTGTCCAGATTGCTGTCTGAAAAGGGACAGTTGCACAGTGACTCAAGAAGCTTCAGTTCTCAGAACAGCTCTTGCTTGGATCTTCTGCACCGGGAAAATAGTCCCTCGCTTCTGCCTTCTGCCACTGGGTATAGAACATCAATGGTAAGTAAGGACTGATCATAGAAC
The nucleotide sequence above comes from Panthera tigris isolate Pti1 chromosome B2, P.tigris_Pti1_mat1.1, whole genome shotgun sequence. Encoded proteins:
- the GJA10 gene encoding LOW QUALITY PROTEIN: gap junction alpha-10 protein (The sequence of the model RefSeq protein was modified relative to this genomic sequence to represent the inferred CDS: inserted 2 bases in 2 codons; substituted 1 base at 1 genomic stop codon); translated protein: MGDWNLLGDILEEVHSHSTIVGKIWLTILFIFRMLVLGVAAEDVWDDEQSAFACNTQQPGCNNICYDDAFPISLIRFWVLQIIFVSSPSLVYMGHALYRLRAFEKERQRKKSHLRVRMENPELELEEQQRIDRELKRLEEQKRIHKVPLKGCLLRTYVLHILTRSVLEVGFMIGQYVLYGFQMHPLYKCTQPPCPNAVDCFVSRPTEKTIFMLFMHSIAAISLFLNVLEISHLGIRKIMRALYEKSSNEDIEDESGTPFHLKKYSVAQPCMICSPLPKRISLLQANNQQQVFQVNVLKSKTTCQSLQPRQLEVDPCCIKKEWTEKDQHSGQLHVHSPCPWDDSTRIQHQGQQPDHSFGLENVKSQSWLCTEMAPRHCPSYAIGIWEQSQDLRPSGEPLTELHSHCRDSDGSMRESGVWTDRSHLDSRKASFLSRLLSEKGQLHSDSRSFSSQNSSCLDLLHRENSPSLLPSATGYRTSMVSKDXIIELLQEMFHSGCLLVFPFQFPXCVYVCVEREGEEVREVNLXRVESSHSVHSVKFSS